The Spirochaetota bacterium genome has a segment encoding these proteins:
- a CDS encoding leucine--tRNA ligase, with amino-acid sequence MADKERDYNFTEIELKWQKRWEESKAFISRKDPAKKKYYVLEMFPYPSGRLHMGHVRNYTIGDLVSRFQKMSGYNVFHPMGWDSFGLPAENAAIKNNIPPFKWTSENISYMKSQLKRMGFSYDWTREVATYKPEYYRWNQWMFLKMYEKGLAYKKKAAVNWCEKCGTVLANEQAEGGICWRCESEVTQKELEQWFFKITDYADDLLKGHEELAPDGAWPEQVLTMQRNWIGRSTGLRINFKLDSGEDFPIYTTRPDTVYGVTFMVIAPEHPLLDRVQDKKIREFIARIRNQSMFDRISDDKEKEGIDTGLKIVNPFTGDIVPLFVGNFVLMEYGTGAIMAVPAHDTRDFAFAKKYGIPVKLVIDNPKAPIDVNAMTDAYVDEGVCVNSGQFNGVPNMDAIEKISDYAESKGFARREVNFRIRDWLVSRQRYWGCPIPMIYCEKCGMVPVPEKDLPVALPTEVDFKGDSQSPLIHMDEFKNVPCPKCGGKARRETDTMDTFVDSSWYYAKFTSPDSKEIFDRGEVEYWMPVDQYIGGIEHAVLHLLYARFFSMVMNDMGLLKSREPFTHLLTQGMVIKDGAKMSKSKGNVVDPDAIIEKYGADTVRLFMLFTAPPHKQLEWSDKGVEGCFRFIGRIWRFVNRFSDLYQAGAKLEGAALSEGLEKARRELHLTVKSVTYDLRERMQYNTAIARMMELVNALYLVDEKELATPEGKLFISEVFGKLLAMLSPFIPHVAAELWEMLGNKTHLHEVPWPDYSESLARRDEVEIVFQVNGKIRGKEQVSAAITKEEMEKMAREHEKIKDFIAGKTVKKVIVVPGKLVNIVVQ; translated from the coding sequence CCCTACCCGTCGGGGAGGCTCCACATGGGCCATGTCCGGAACTACACCATCGGCGACCTGGTGTCGCGCTTCCAGAAAATGAGCGGATACAACGTGTTCCATCCCATGGGCTGGGACTCCTTCGGGCTCCCGGCGGAGAACGCCGCCATCAAGAACAACATCCCGCCCTTCAAGTGGACGTCGGAAAACATAAGCTACATGAAGAGCCAGCTCAAGCGCATGGGCTTCTCCTACGACTGGACCAGGGAAGTGGCGACCTACAAGCCCGAATATTACAGGTGGAACCAGTGGATGTTCCTGAAGATGTACGAGAAGGGCCTGGCATACAAGAAGAAGGCCGCGGTCAACTGGTGCGAGAAGTGCGGCACCGTGCTGGCCAACGAGCAGGCCGAGGGGGGCATCTGCTGGCGCTGCGAGAGCGAGGTAACCCAGAAGGAGCTCGAGCAGTGGTTCTTCAAGATAACCGATTACGCCGATGATCTCCTGAAGGGGCACGAGGAACTCGCCCCGGACGGCGCCTGGCCGGAGCAGGTCCTCACGATGCAGCGGAACTGGATCGGCCGCTCCACGGGCCTCCGCATCAACTTCAAGCTGGACAGCGGCGAGGATTTTCCCATTTACACCACCAGGCCCGATACGGTGTACGGCGTCACCTTCATGGTCATCGCCCCGGAGCACCCGCTCCTCGACCGGGTCCAGGATAAAAAAATACGGGAGTTCATCGCCCGGATCAGGAACCAGTCGATGTTCGACCGCATTTCCGACGACAAGGAGAAGGAGGGCATCGACACGGGCCTTAAGATCGTGAATCCCTTCACCGGCGATATTGTTCCCCTCTTCGTGGGGAACTTCGTCCTCATGGAATACGGAACGGGGGCCATCATGGCGGTCCCGGCCCATGACACCCGCGACTTCGCCTTTGCCAAGAAGTACGGCATCCCGGTGAAGCTCGTCATCGACAATCCGAAGGCGCCCATCGATGTCAATGCCATGACCGACGCCTACGTGGACGAGGGGGTCTGCGTCAATTCAGGCCAGTTCAACGGCGTCCCCAACATGGACGCGATCGAGAAGATATCGGACTACGCCGAATCCAAGGGCTTCGCCAGGCGGGAGGTGAACTTCCGCATCCGCGACTGGCTGGTGTCCCGCCAGCGCTATTGGGGGTGCCCGATCCCCATGATCTACTGCGAAAAATGCGGCATGGTCCCGGTCCCGGAAAAGGACCTCCCCGTGGCGCTCCCGACCGAAGTCGATTTCAAGGGGGATTCCCAGTCCCCCCTCATCCACATGGACGAATTCAAGAATGTCCCCTGCCCGAAGTGCGGGGGTAAAGCCCGGCGCGAGACCGACACCATGGATACCTTCGTGGACTCCTCCTGGTATTACGCCAAGTTCACGTCGCCCGACTCGAAGGAGATCTTCGACCGCGGCGAGGTGGAGTACTGGATGCCGGTGGACCAGTACATAGGCGGGATCGAGCACGCGGTGCTTCATCTCCTGTACGCGCGGTTTTTCTCCATGGTAATGAACGACATGGGACTCCTCAAGTCGCGGGAGCCCTTCACCCATCTCCTCACCCAGGGGATGGTGATAAAGGACGGCGCAAAGATGAGCAAGTCCAAGGGCAACGTCGTCGACCCGGACGCCATCATCGAGAAGTACGGGGCAGACACGGTGCGCCTCTTCATGCTCTTCACCGCCCCGCCCCACAAGCAGCTGGAGTGGTCCGACAAGGGCGTCGAGGGGTGCTTCCGCTTCATCGGTCGCATCTGGCGCTTCGTGAACCGCTTCAGCGATCTCTACCAGGCCGGGGCAAAACTTGAAGGCGCCGCACTGAGCGAGGGGCTGGAAAAGGCCCGGCGGGAGCTGCACCTCACCGTGAAGTCAGTCACCTACGACCTCCGCGAGCGGATGCAGTACAACACCGCCATCGCCCGGATGATGGAGCTGGTTAACGCCCTCTACCTCGTAGACGAGAAGGAGCTCGCCACGCCCGAAGGGAAGCTCTTTATCTCCGAGGTCTTCGGCAAGCTCCTGGCCATGCTCTCGCCCTTCATTCCCCACGTGGCCGCGGAGCTGTGGGAGATGCTGGGGAACAAAACCCATCTTCACGAGGTGCCCTGGCCGGATTACAGCGAGTCCCTGGCCAGGCGCGACGAGGTCGAGATCGTCTTCCAGGTGAACGGCAAAATCCGCGGCAAGGAGCAGGTCAGCGCCGCCATCACCAAAGAGGAAATGGAGAAGATGGCCCGGGAGCACGAGAAGATAAAGGATTTCATCGCCGGAAAGACCGTGAAAAAGGTCATCGTGGTTCCGGGGAAGCTCGTCAATATTGTGGTGCAATAG
- a CDS encoding amidohydrolase family protein has protein sequence MIDVHGHIFNFKYVPDAYFQKFWVRRNDVGQVAIFLHNLLPWTDRDRLSSYAYFLKTGNRRSMKVIFDTMVRYYPPGTIFTPLMMDFQFGFKGNSDQDDTFLSQMREMIELKKDNRDILFPFLAVDPRRKGIFDLVKQSVGDQKDFYGVKIYPALGYLPSDPVLMEIFGHCEEKGIPVTTHCSRGGINTDFHSIRVKGTMFNGDEYEYIDRNERFLVRSKWKRYFNDPRNWVPVLEKYKKLRLNLAHFGGEDEWRLYLSGRKGTWVDKIINLTMRYENVYTDISYTFSYRDFYPTMKKMIAGPVGDKMLFGSDYYMVEMEGHFYSSINTIFVELTDEERKKISEINPGRFLNR, from the coding sequence ATGATAGATGTGCATGGCCATATCTTTAATTTCAAGTATGTGCCGGACGCCTATTTCCAGAAGTTCTGGGTCAGGCGCAACGACGTGGGCCAGGTGGCCATATTTCTTCATAATCTATTGCCCTGGACCGACCGGGACAGGCTGAGCAGTTACGCCTATTTCCTTAAAACGGGAAACAGGCGCTCCATGAAGGTCATCTTCGATACCATGGTCCGCTACTACCCACCGGGAACAATCTTCACTCCCCTCATGATGGATTTCCAGTTCGGATTTAAAGGCAACAGCGACCAGGATGATACGTTCCTTTCCCAGATGAGGGAGATGATCGAGCTTAAAAAAGATAACAGGGACATTCTTTTTCCATTCCTGGCAGTGGATCCGAGAAGGAAAGGGATCTTCGACCTGGTGAAACAGTCGGTGGGCGACCAAAAGGATTTTTACGGCGTCAAGATCTATCCCGCCCTCGGATATCTCCCCAGCGATCCGGTCCTCATGGAGATATTCGGCCATTGCGAGGAGAAGGGCATCCCTGTCACGACCCATTGCTCCAGAGGAGGGATCAATACCGATTTCCATTCCATTCGGGTAAAGGGTACCATGTTCAACGGGGACGAGTATGAATATATCGATAGGAACGAGCGGTTCCTTGTCCGGTCGAAATGGAAACGCTATTTCAACGATCCGCGCAACTGGGTACCTGTCCTGGAAAAGTATAAGAAACTGCGCCTGAACCTGGCCCACTTCGGCGGCGAGGATGAATGGCGTTTGTACCTGTCCGGCAGAAAAGGCACCTGGGTCGACAAGATCATCAACCTGACCATGCGGTATGAGAATGTGTATACCGATATTTCCTATACGTTCAGCTACCGGGATTTTTATCCAACAATGAAAAAAATGATAGCCGGTCCCGTGGGCGACAAAATGCTCTTCGGGTCGGATTACTACATGGTGGAAATGGAGGGTCACTTCTATTCATCCATCAACACCATCTTTGTCGAGTTGACCGATGAGGAGCGGAAGAAAATATCCGAAATAAATCCAGGGAGGTTTTTAAACCGGTAA